From Candoia aspera isolate rCanAsp1 chromosome 4, rCanAsp1.hap2, whole genome shotgun sequence, a single genomic window includes:
- the GNGT2 gene encoding guanine nucleotide-binding protein G(I)/G(S)/G(O) subunit gamma-T2 yields MAQDMTEKELRKMELDQLKKEVKTERQMVSKTAKELRDYIESMAAEDPLLKGIPEDKNPFKEKGGCTIS; encoded by the exons ATGGCTCAGGATATGACTGAGAAAGAGCTAAGGAAAATGGAATTAGATCAACTGAAGAAGGAAGTGAAGACTGAAAGACAAATG GTCTCCAAGACAGCAAAAGAACTCAGAGATTATATAGAATCTATGGCTGCAGAAGATCCTCTCTTAAAAGGTATCCCAGAAGACAAGAACCCATTCAAGGAGAAGGGAGGTTGTACAATAAGCTGA